The following are encoded together in the Bacteroidota bacterium genome:
- a CDS encoding PDGLE domain-containing protein — protein sequence MNKIQKNILLALLIMLLLTPLGIILPSVFHSEGAWGEWSTEVVRQKTGSVPRDMKKTAKIWKAPLANYGFGKNNSSWLGILGYVISAVAGSGLIMIITYLLLKLFHKHD from the coding sequence ATGAACAAAATTCAAAAAAATATTTTGCTTGCCCTGCTGATCATGCTTCTGCTGACTCCTTTGGGAATCATTTTGCCGTCAGTCTTCCATTCAGAAGGGGCCTGGGGGGAATGGTCCACCGAAGTTGTCCGGCAAAAGACAGGTTCAGTACCCCGGGACATGAAAAAAACGGCTAAAATCTGGAAAGCACCACTGGCAAATTACGGTTTTGGAAAAAATAATTCATCCTGGCTGGGGATTTTGGGCTATGTTATTTCAGCGGTAGCAGGTTCTGGCTTAATCATGATCATCACTTACCTGCTTTTAAAACTTTTTCACAAGCATGACTGA